From a region of the Qipengyuania spongiae genome:
- the fumC gene encoding class II fumarate hydratase, which yields MTDTRTETDSMGEMDVPADRLWGAQTQRSKENFRIGEERMPRELIHALGQVKRAAAVANRKLGVLDRTIADAIEQAARRIAKGELDEEFPLSVWQTGSGTQTNMNANEVIANLANRSLGGEVGGKSPVHPNDHVNKSQSSNDTIPTAVHVAAVAGLKTMLLPALGSMLTELEAKASDWNAIVKIGRTHTQDAVPLTLGQEFSAYARQLRAGIERIDQVLPGLLELAQGGTAVGTGLNAPADFGRKVAEELAAETGWPFTCAPNRFEALAGQDGLVFAHGALNTLAASLYKIANDIRLLGSGPRAGLGELSLPANEPGSSIMPGKVNPTQVEALTQVCAQVFGNHATVTFAGSQGQFELNAYRPVVAYNFLQSVRLLADACRSFTENLLKGLEPNRDNIASGVENSLMLVTALAPEIGYDKAADIAKRAHQDGTTLKAAALASGWVSETDYDRIVRPQDMIDPGS from the coding sequence ATGACCGATACCCGCACCGAAACGGACTCCATGGGCGAAATGGATGTGCCCGCCGACCGGCTCTGGGGCGCGCAGACGCAGCGTTCGAAAGAGAACTTCCGGATCGGCGAGGAACGCATGCCGCGCGAACTGATCCATGCACTCGGGCAAGTGAAACGTGCCGCAGCCGTGGCCAACCGCAAGCTCGGCGTTCTCGATCGCACCATAGCCGATGCGATCGAGCAGGCGGCGCGCCGGATAGCGAAGGGCGAGCTCGACGAAGAATTCCCCTTGTCGGTCTGGCAGACCGGTTCGGGCACGCAGACGAACATGAACGCCAACGAGGTGATCGCGAACCTCGCCAATCGGTCGCTCGGCGGCGAGGTGGGGGGCAAGTCGCCCGTCCATCCCAACGACCACGTCAACAAGAGCCAGTCCTCCAACGACACCATTCCCACCGCCGTGCATGTCGCTGCGGTCGCGGGCCTGAAGACGATGCTGTTGCCCGCACTCGGCTCGATGCTGACGGAGCTGGAAGCGAAAGCCAGCGACTGGAACGCGATCGTGAAGATCGGCAGGACGCATACGCAGGATGCTGTGCCGTTGACGCTGGGACAGGAATTTTCCGCCTATGCGCGGCAGTTGCGCGCCGGGATCGAGCGGATCGACCAAGTCCTTCCTGGCCTGCTCGAACTTGCGCAGGGCGGCACGGCGGTGGGCACGGGTCTCAACGCGCCTGCGGATTTCGGGCGTAAAGTGGCGGAGGAGCTGGCTGCGGAAACCGGCTGGCCCTTCACCTGCGCCCCCAACCGGTTCGAAGCACTGGCGGGTCAGGATGGGCTGGTCTTCGCGCACGGCGCGCTGAACACGCTTGCGGCAAGCCTCTACAAGATCGCCAACGATATCCGTCTGCTCGGATCGGGTCCGCGTGCGGGGCTGGGCGAGCTGTCATTGCCCGCCAACGAGCCGGGCAGTTCGATCATGCCGGGCAAGGTCAATCCCACCCAAGTCGAAGCCCTGACGCAGGTCTGCGCGCAGGTCTTTGGAAATCATGCCACGGTCACGTTCGCCGGAAGCCAGGGGCAGTTCGAATTGAACGCGTATCGCCCCGTCGTCGCCTACAACTTTCTCCAGTCGGTGCGGTTGCTGGCGGATGCGTGCCGGAGCTTTACCGAGAATCTCCTCAAAGGGCTGGAGCCGAACCGCGACAACATCGCCAGCGGCGTCGAGAACTCGCTGATGCTGGTAACGGCGCTCGCCCCGGAGATCGGCTACGACAAGGCAGCCGATATCGCCAAGCGTGCTCACCAGGACGGAACGACGCTGAAAGCAGCGGCGCTGGCGAGTGGCTGGGTGAGCGAGACGGATTACGACCGTATCGTGCGCCCACAGGACATGATCGATCCCGGTTCCTGA
- a CDS encoding protein-L-isoaspartate(D-aspartate) O-methyltransferase, with product MSDTGDLRRRMVRDQIAGRGIRDECILSAFAEVPREIFVGEGMAEFAYEDTALPISSGQTISQPYIVACMFDAADVEAGDRVLEVGAGSGYAAAVLSRIVGQVHAIERHEALARQAAARIESLGYDNCEIIAGDGLKGLPEEAPFDAILVAARFGIVPDTLKRQLRIGGRLVMPIGDEDLQQLTAITRTGEEEWTSQDITPVRFVPLLEGVVAEEGARSASDHRSMRSTPLPEAIAQACTSLPGIDEEGFAEAFDRFADRRIVMLGECSHGTHEFYAARAAITRRLVERHGFTIVAVEADWPDAAAYHRFIRGEEQPESASPPFQRFPTWMWRNTVMPPFLRDLKKINAGLPKGRKAGFYGLDIYNMSGSIEAILAYLDENDPEAAEVARERYGCLLPWQADPAAYGRMALRGGFAECEEAVVRQCQDLLDRAIEKDGEGFSAAMNARLVASAEQYYRVMYYGGAESWNLRDRHMTDTLEHLLEQGGSDSKAVVWAHNSHIGDARATDMGAVRGEHNLGQLARERWGADVALIGFGTHTGSVSAASDWDGERKVKTVVPSRRDSYERLCHDSGVKRFLLDLAADPALSRQLAEPRLERFIGVIYRPETERWSHYSEAAFPRQFDAYCWFDETRALQPLADHEEHEGGADTFPFGL from the coding sequence ATGAGCGATACGGGTGACTTGCGCCGGCGAATGGTGCGCGATCAGATCGCGGGGCGTGGCATTCGTGACGAGTGTATCCTATCCGCATTTGCCGAAGTTCCGAGGGAAATCTTCGTCGGCGAGGGCATGGCGGAGTTCGCCTATGAGGATACCGCCTTGCCCATTTCCTCGGGCCAGACGATCAGCCAGCCCTACATCGTCGCCTGCATGTTCGATGCCGCGGATGTCGAGGCGGGCGACCGGGTGCTGGAGGTCGGTGCCGGATCGGGCTATGCCGCCGCCGTCCTTTCCCGCATCGTCGGACAGGTCCATGCGATCGAACGGCACGAGGCCCTGGCGCGGCAGGCGGCCGCGCGGATCGAGAGCCTCGGCTATGACAATTGCGAGATCATTGCCGGCGATGGGCTGAAGGGTCTGCCGGAGGAGGCGCCCTTCGACGCGATCCTCGTCGCCGCCCGGTTCGGCATCGTGCCCGACACGCTGAAACGCCAGCTCAGGATCGGCGGGCGGCTGGTCATGCCAATCGGGGACGAAGACCTTCAGCAACTCACGGCCATTACCAGGACCGGTGAGGAGGAATGGACCAGCCAGGACATCACTCCGGTCCGCTTCGTTCCGTTGCTGGAGGGCGTGGTCGCCGAAGAGGGAGCGCGTTCGGCGAGCGATCATCGCAGCATGCGGAGCACTCCCCTGCCCGAAGCGATCGCGCAAGCCTGCACATCCTTGCCCGGCATCGACGAGGAAGGCTTCGCCGAGGCCTTCGATCGCTTTGCGGACAGGCGCATCGTCATGCTGGGCGAATGCAGCCACGGCACCCATGAATTCTACGCGGCGCGCGCGGCGATCACGCGGCGCCTGGTCGAGCGGCACGGCTTCACCATTGTCGCGGTCGAGGCGGATTGGCCCGACGCGGCGGCCTATCACCGTTTCATCAGAGGCGAGGAACAGCCCGAAAGTGCAAGCCCGCCGTTCCAGCGATTTCCGACCTGGATGTGGCGCAATACAGTCATGCCGCCATTCCTGCGCGATCTGAAGAAGATCAATGCGGGCCTGCCCAAGGGCAGGAAAGCCGGCTTCTACGGTCTCGACATCTACAACATGTCGGGCTCGATCGAAGCGATCCTGGCCTATCTCGACGAGAACGATCCGGAAGCGGCGGAAGTCGCGCGCGAACGCTACGGCTGCCTCCTTCCCTGGCAGGCCGATCCGGCAGCCTACGGGCGGATGGCGCTGCGCGGAGGTTTTGCGGAATGCGAGGAGGCGGTGGTCCGGCAGTGCCAGGATTTGCTCGACAGGGCGATCGAGAAGGACGGCGAGGGCTTTTCGGCGGCCATGAACGCGCGGCTGGTCGCATCGGCGGAGCAATATTACCGCGTCATGTATTACGGCGGGGCGGAAAGCTGGAATCTGCGCGACCGCCACATGACGGACACGCTGGAGCATCTGCTCGAACAGGGCGGGTCCGACAGCAAGGCGGTGGTCTGGGCGCATAACAGCCATATCGGCGATGCGCGCGCCACCGACATGGGCGCGGTGCGCGGCGAGCATAATCTTGGGCAGCTCGCACGCGAGCGCTGGGGTGCCGATGTCGCGTTGATCGGCTTCGGCACGCATACCGGCAGCGTGAGTGCCGCGAGCGACTGGGACGGCGAGCGCAAGGTAAAAACCGTCGTCCCCTCGCGCCGCGACAGTTACGAGAGGTTGTGCCACGACAGCGGGGTGAAACGATTTCTGCTCGACCTGGCCGCCGATCCCGCGCTGTCGCGGCAGCTTGCTGAACCGCGGCTCGAACGTTTCATCGGCGTCATCTATCGCCCGGAAACCGAGCGCTGGAGCCATTACAGCGAAGCTGCCTTTCCGCGCCAGTTCGATGCCTATTGCTGGTTCGACGAGACCCGCGCACTCCAACCGCTCGCAGACCACGAAGAACATGAGGGCGGGGCGGACACCTTCCCGTTCGGACTGTAA